The following are from one region of the Candidatus Cloacimonadota bacterium genome:
- a CDS encoding helix-turn-helix transcriptional regulator, producing MDTEGRGLSALVKEIRRQLSLSQEDLARQIGVSYATVNRWENGLSKPSKLAKAQLEIFCKKMVGQGKLTLPEGDRR from the coding sequence ATGGACACAGAAGGTCGGGGTCTTTCAGCATTGGTAAAAGAGATACGACGTCAGCTTTCCCTGAGCCAGGAAGATCTGGCCCGGCAGATCGGCGTCAGTTACGCGACCGTCAACCGATGGGAAAACGGTCTGTCCAAGCCTTCCAAGCTCGCCAAGGCTCAACTGGAGATTTTTTGCAAGAAGATGGTCGGTCAGGGTAAGTTGACGCTTCCGGAAGGTGACAGGAGATGA